Genomic window (Armatimonadota bacterium):
TTCGCCGCCAAGCGACCAGACTGCCGATTCCCAAGTGAAAGCCGCGATGCCGAACTGGTCCATGACGCGCGGGTACTTCCGGTTCGGTACGGTGAGGCGTTTCCACACGGTCACCGCCTCGTCCCACGTATATGGCTTCGTTGCGGAGGGGAACGGTATGCCCCCGCGGCGGAAGAGGTCTTTGTTGTAGTACATCGCGAACGGCCCAATGTCCTTCGGAAGCGCATACAGGGTCCCACGCCCAAGCATTCTCTCTGCGGGGTCGTACCGATACCGGGAAAGCGCGCTGGGCCAGAACTCTGGGAGTTTGATCACAGCGCTCTTCGCAATGAAATCGGTGAGGGGGCACATCGCATCCTTCACAACGAACGCAGGGAAATCTCCGTCAGGAATGTAGAACACGTCCGGCGGGGTCCCGCCCGCCATCATGATCTGCAGCTTCTGCATGTAGTTCTGCGGGACCTGGATGTAGCGTACGTGGATGTCGGGGTTTTCACGCTCAAATTCGTCGACCAGTGTGCGGAAGACGGCCTTCTCTTCCGGGCCGCCCCAGCCGGTGAAGATGATCTCGCCAGGCTTGCGATCCCAGCCTCCGGCGACCCGGCGCCCGCCTCCGAGGAGCAGCGCTACGGCTGCCGCGGCGGTAAGGCCGAGGACGATCAGAAACGCCGGGAAGAGATAGCGGTTCGGATCCTTCATGGTACGAACGCGTGACGCGAACTGGACAGGCGAAAGGTACGACAGTATTCTACACGCCCCATCAGAATAGTCAAGAGCGAATGCACCGCGGCCCGGCGGACCGGATGTGCCGGCGAGAGACACCCGAATCCCTGCCAATCAGCCCTTGACGCCGCTGACGACGATGCCTTGGATGAAC
Coding sequences:
- a CDS encoding sugar ABC transporter substrate-binding protein; the protein is MKDPNRYLFPAFLIVLGLTAAAAVALLLGGGRRVAGGWDRKPGEIIFTGWGGPEEKAVFRTLVDEFERENPDIHVRYIQVPQNYMQKLQIMMAGGTPPDVFYIPDGDFPAFVVKDAMCPLTDFIAKSAVIKLPEFWPSALSRYRYDPAERMLGRGTLYALPKDIGPFAMYYNKDLFRRGGIPFPSATKPYTWDEAVTVWKRLTVPNRKYPRVMDQFGIAAFTWESAVWSLGGEVISKDGRRFMMADDPRTVEGMQWVADLALKYHCAPTPRESRSFDPGPMFDTGKLACIITGRWAVPHYRTLNFDWDVAPIPVNPRTRKPAGWSGSVGLGIARDCPNKAAAWRFVEFLAGPRGQAVQSLQGFQIPNQRALAYTDVFLQRDKRPRHAEVFIQGAINQRPGIATLAPTTEWLDEFGQRMTPVWDGRLSAAKGLKLMKPYVQKGLDNSWQMDQ